A single window of Archangium gephyra DNA harbors:
- a CDS encoding RNA polymerase factor sigma-32 translates to MQATSSLSSAETLTTYLSDISQYPLLTVQQEQLLARNFRSGDLSAGHRLVTSNLRFVMKVAYEYRSYGIKMSDLIQEGNIGLMKAVQKFDPDKGIRLISYAVWWIRAYIQNYILKNWSLVKLGTTQAQRRLFFSLARTRRELEKLGSGDGAIVDAEEIARKLNVKASEVREMEQRMGGRDLSLDAPVGEEGDATHLDFVESEGASQVDEVADRQQAQITRERIRLALQRLDPRERFIIENRVMGDAEMTLSELGEHFGFSRERARQLEIRAKDKLKAELASLMVEVGQDEGAEAR, encoded by the coding sequence ATGCAGGCCACCTCCTCCCTCTCCTCCGCCGAAACCCTCACCACGTACCTCTCGGACATCAGCCAGTACCCGCTGCTGACCGTGCAGCAGGAGCAGCTGCTGGCCCGTAACTTCCGGTCGGGCGATCTGTCCGCCGGCCACCGCCTGGTGACGAGCAACCTGCGGTTCGTGATGAAGGTCGCCTACGAGTACCGCTCCTACGGCATCAAGATGTCCGACCTCATCCAGGAGGGGAACATCGGCCTGATGAAGGCGGTGCAGAAGTTCGATCCGGACAAGGGCATCCGCCTCATCTCCTACGCGGTGTGGTGGATCCGCGCGTACATCCAGAACTACATCCTCAAGAACTGGTCGCTGGTGAAGCTCGGCACCACGCAGGCGCAGCGCCGGCTGTTCTTCAGCCTGGCCCGGACGCGCCGCGAGCTGGAGAAGCTGGGCTCGGGGGATGGCGCCATCGTGGACGCCGAGGAGATCGCCCGGAAGCTCAACGTGAAGGCCTCCGAGGTGCGCGAGATGGAGCAGCGCATGGGCGGCCGTGACCTCTCGCTCGACGCTCCCGTGGGCGAGGAGGGTGACGCCACGCACCTGGACTTCGTCGAGTCCGAGGGCGCCTCCCAGGTGGACGAGGTCGCCGACCGGCAGCAGGCGCAGATCACCCGCGAGCGCATCCGCCTGGCGCTGCAGCGGCTGGATCCCCGCGAGCGCTTCATCATCGAGAACCGGGTGATGGGCGACGCGGAGATGACGCTGAGCGAGCTGGGCGAGCACTTCGGCTTCTCGCGCGAGCGCGCCCGCCAGCTGGAGATCCGCGCCAAGGACAAGCTCAAGGCCGAGCTGGCGTCCCTGATGGTCGAGGTGGGCCAGGACGAGGGCGCCGAGGCGCGCTAG
- a CDS encoding spermidine synthase, with protein sequence MKPWKVIDRAPAPGGGELVLHQRGEEFAIRVNGRELMSSRQHGSEEKMAEVACTGLGGKRPRVLVGGLGLGYTVRATLERLPPGAEVVVSELVPAVVTWNRGVLGPLAGRPLDDPRVKVETRDVGELLRQAEGHFDAVLLDVDNGPEALTQEENRWLYGERGLASIRRALKPRGVVVVWSASPDSAFATRLKRAGFATEVVETPARGKGGGPLHTLFIGRSG encoded by the coding sequence ATGAAGCCGTGGAAGGTGATTGATCGGGCGCCCGCGCCGGGCGGCGGAGAGCTGGTGCTGCACCAACGGGGCGAGGAGTTCGCCATCCGGGTGAACGGCCGCGAGCTCATGTCCAGCCGCCAGCACGGCTCCGAGGAGAAGATGGCCGAGGTGGCCTGTACGGGCCTCGGCGGCAAGCGGCCCCGGGTGCTCGTGGGAGGCCTGGGGCTGGGCTACACCGTCCGGGCCACGCTGGAGCGGCTCCCCCCGGGAGCCGAGGTGGTGGTCTCGGAGCTGGTCCCCGCCGTCGTCACGTGGAACCGGGGTGTCCTCGGACCCCTGGCCGGACGGCCGCTGGATGATCCCCGGGTGAAGGTGGAGACACGCGACGTGGGGGAGCTGCTCCGCCAGGCGGAGGGCCACTTCGACGCGGTCCTGCTGGACGTGGACAACGGCCCCGAGGCGCTCACGCAGGAGGAGAACCGCTGGCTCTACGGCGAGCGGGGGCTGGCCTCCATCCGGCGCGCCCTCAAGCCGCGGGGGGTGGTGGTGGTGTGGTCCGCCTCGCCGGACAGCGCCTTCGCCACGCGGCTGAAACGGGCGGGATTCGCCACCGAGGTGGTGGAGACCCCGGCGCGCGGCAAGGGCGGCGGACCCCTCCACACCCTCTTCATCGGGCGCTCCGGGTGA
- a CDS encoding cold-shock protein translates to MATGTVKWFNDAKGFGFITQEGGGEDLFCHHTAIQTEGFRTLAEGQRVEFDVARGPKGLQAQNVRPI, encoded by the coding sequence ATGGCTACTGGTACTGTGAAGTGGTTCAACGACGCGAAGGGCTTCGGTTTCATCACGCAGGAGGGCGGTGGCGAGGACCTGTTCTGCCACCACACCGCCATCCAGACCGAGGGCTTCCGCACCCTGGCCGAGGGCCAGCGCGTTGAGTTCGACGTCGCCCGCGGCCCCAAGGGCCTGCAGGCGCAGAACGTGCGCCCCATCTGA
- a CDS encoding amidase, with translation MKDLDGYLANEPYTGGCRALVGFVPDHDAELMARFRRAGVVIVGKTATPELGILGVTETVLNGPTRNPWNPEHTPGGSSGGSAACVAARVVPMAHGGDGGGSIRIPASACGLFGLKPTRARNPLGPDSAEGWGGFVQQHVLTRSVRDSAAMLDATQGADLGAPYAAPPPARPFLQEVGTPPGRLRIAFSTGSLYGKHVHPDCKAAVQDAVKLCQELGHELVEDAPRFNREELVRSYLVNVAANTTVQMEEIAQQTGKAVTANDVEPSTWALVQLGGILTAADLQRARNVMHQAGRMMAAFHERYELFLDATLAYPPVRIGELAPKPAELAAMAVLRRLPLKPVFLKLLDELAANALERTPNTQLFNQTGQPAMSVPLFWNTSGLPVGVQFAARFGDEATLFRLASQLEQARPWAGRKPA, from the coding sequence GTGAAGGACCTGGACGGCTATCTGGCGAACGAGCCCTACACGGGCGGATGCCGGGCGCTGGTGGGCTTCGTGCCGGACCATGACGCGGAGCTCATGGCCCGCTTCCGCCGCGCGGGTGTCGTCATCGTGGGCAAGACGGCCACGCCCGAGCTGGGCATCCTCGGCGTCACCGAGACGGTGCTCAACGGGCCCACGCGCAACCCGTGGAACCCGGAGCACACGCCGGGTGGCTCCAGCGGAGGCTCGGCGGCGTGCGTGGCGGCCCGGGTGGTGCCCATGGCCCACGGCGGTGATGGCGGTGGCTCCATCCGCATCCCCGCGTCCGCCTGCGGCCTCTTCGGGCTCAAGCCGACCCGTGCCCGCAATCCACTGGGTCCGGACTCGGCGGAGGGGTGGGGTGGCTTCGTCCAGCAGCACGTGCTGACCCGGAGCGTGCGGGACAGCGCCGCGATGCTCGATGCGACCCAGGGCGCGGACCTGGGCGCGCCCTACGCGGCGCCTCCGCCCGCGCGGCCCTTCCTCCAGGAGGTGGGCACTCCGCCCGGCCGCCTGCGCATCGCCTTCTCCACCGGCTCGCTCTACGGCAAGCACGTGCACCCGGACTGCAAGGCGGCCGTCCAGGACGCGGTGAAGCTCTGCCAGGAGCTGGGTCACGAGCTCGTCGAGGACGCCCCGCGCTTCAACCGCGAGGAGCTGGTGCGCTCGTACCTGGTGAACGTCGCGGCCAACACCACGGTGCAGATGGAGGAGATCGCCCAGCAGACCGGCAAGGCCGTGACGGCGAATGACGTCGAGCCGTCCACCTGGGCGCTGGTGCAGCTCGGCGGCATCCTCACCGCGGCCGACCTGCAGCGGGCGCGCAACGTCATGCACCAGGCCGGCCGGATGATGGCGGCCTTCCACGAGCGTTACGAGCTCTTCCTCGATGCGACGCTCGCGTACCCGCCGGTGCGCATCGGCGAGCTGGCGCCCAAGCCCGCCGAGCTCGCGGCGATGGCCGTGCTGCGCAGGCTCCCGCTCAAGCCGGTGTTCCTCAAGCTGCTGGACGAGCTCGCGGCCAACGCCCTGGAGCGGACTCCCAACACCCAGCTCTTCAACCAGACGGGGCAGCCGGCCATGTCGGTGCCGCTCTTCTGGAATACCTCCGGGCTGCCCGTGGGCGTGCAGTTCGCCGCCCGCTTCGGGGACGAGGCCACCCTGTTCCGCCTCGCCTCGCAGCTCGAGCAGGCGCGCCCGTGGGCTGGCCGCAAGCCCGCCTGA
- a CDS encoding EVE domain-containing protein: MAKPQYWLIKSEPSVYAYAQLEKDGRTEWTGVRSFEARNNLRAMKPGDLCLYYHSNEGKAVVAVARVLTAPTEDPTAPGEDWAAVEVGPVVALKEPVTLATVKASRDLKEFPLITRSRLSVASVTPEHFKRILELGQTKLPRARSS; encoded by the coding sequence ATGGCGAAACCCCAGTACTGGCTGATCAAGAGCGAGCCCTCCGTCTACGCCTACGCCCAGCTGGAGAAGGACGGCAGGACGGAGTGGACGGGCGTGCGCAGCTTCGAGGCGCGCAATAACCTCCGGGCCATGAAGCCCGGGGACCTGTGCCTCTACTACCACTCGAACGAGGGCAAGGCCGTGGTGGCCGTGGCCCGTGTGCTCACTGCGCCGACCGAGGATCCCACTGCCCCCGGTGAGGATTGGGCCGCGGTGGAAGTGGGCCCCGTGGTGGCCCTGAAGGAGCCGGTGACGCTCGCCACCGTCAAGGCCTCCCGCGACTTGAAGGAGTTCCCCCTCATCACCCGGAGCCGGTTGAGCGTGGCCTCCGTCACCCCCGAGCACTTCAAGCGCATCCTCGAGCTGGGCCAGACGAAGCTGCCCAGGGCCCGCTCCTCCTGA
- a CDS encoding amino acid permease yields MDADKKHQLDADAAQLQQLGYAQQLLRDMGGFSNFAVSFSIISILTGAVTLYGHGLRFGGPFVMTVGWPLVAVMTLTVAASLAQLASSFPTAGALYHWSAMLGGPRVGFFTAWLNTIGQFAITAGIDFGLAEFLADMLGFPRERGYVLPLYAAILLSHAVLNHVGVRAVALLNNLSAWYHVAGVAVVIGALVAFAPRQDAAFLLTRFTSESNVYTYGFLIGLLQAQWTFTGYDASAHVSEETMDPTRNAPWGIFLSVAVSAVVGYALLVGVTLAIGNLPAAAAAPNPFLYVLRESLGPALGGALVWIAIGAMWFCGLSSVTSNSRMLFAFARDGGLPGSAHLSRVSPRFRSPHVAIWVSVVAAFGVAIWSGAYAAMVALSTLALYASYALPIWVGWRARRSGAWSHRGPWDLGRFSPLVNGVALSWCAVVMVLFVLPPNELAGYTFAGALGLLIVYWAASQRHTFVGPKVTLLAPASVHAGSGK; encoded by the coding sequence ATGGACGCCGACAAGAAGCACCAGTTGGACGCGGATGCGGCCCAGCTCCAGCAATTGGGGTACGCGCAGCAGTTGCTGCGTGACATGGGCGGCTTCTCCAACTTCGCCGTCTCCTTCTCCATCATCTCCATCCTCACCGGAGCGGTGACGCTCTATGGCCATGGCCTGCGCTTTGGCGGGCCGTTCGTCATGACGGTGGGGTGGCCGTTGGTGGCGGTGATGACGCTGACGGTGGCGGCGAGCCTCGCGCAGCTCGCCTCCTCGTTCCCCACGGCGGGGGCGCTCTACCACTGGTCGGCGATGCTGGGCGGCCCGCGGGTGGGCTTCTTCACGGCGTGGCTGAACACGATTGGCCAGTTCGCCATCACCGCGGGCATCGACTTCGGGCTCGCGGAGTTCCTGGCGGACATGCTGGGGTTTCCACGGGAGCGGGGCTATGTGCTGCCGCTCTACGCGGCCATCCTGCTGTCGCACGCGGTGCTCAACCACGTGGGCGTGCGCGCGGTGGCGCTGCTCAACAACCTGTCGGCCTGGTACCACGTGGCGGGCGTGGCGGTGGTGATCGGGGCGCTGGTGGCCTTCGCGCCCCGGCAGGACGCGGCCTTCCTGCTCACGCGCTTCACCTCCGAGAGCAACGTCTACACGTACGGCTTCCTCATTGGCCTCCTGCAGGCGCAGTGGACGTTCACCGGCTATGACGCCAGCGCCCACGTGTCGGAGGAGACGATGGATCCAACGCGCAACGCGCCGTGGGGCATCTTCCTGTCGGTGGCGGTGAGCGCGGTGGTGGGCTACGCGCTGCTGGTGGGGGTGACGCTGGCCATTGGGAACCTGCCGGCGGCGGCCGCGGCGCCCAACCCCTTCCTGTACGTGCTGCGCGAGTCGCTCGGGCCGGCGCTGGGCGGGGCGCTGGTGTGGATTGCGATTGGGGCCATGTGGTTCTGCGGACTGTCCTCGGTGACGTCCAACTCACGGATGCTGTTCGCGTTCGCGCGGGATGGAGGGCTGCCGGGCTCGGCGCACCTGTCGCGCGTGTCCCCGCGGTTCCGCAGTCCGCATGTGGCCATCTGGGTGTCGGTGGTGGCGGCCTTCGGGGTGGCCATCTGGAGTGGAGCGTACGCGGCCATGGTGGCGCTCAGCACGCTGGCGCTCTATGCGTCGTACGCGCTGCCCATCTGGGTGGGCTGGCGGGCGCGGCGCAGCGGGGCGTGGTCGCACCGGGGACCGTGGGACCTGGGGCGCTTCTCCCCGCTGGTGAACGGGGTGGCACTGAGCTGGTGCGCGGTGGTGATGGTGCTCTTCGTCCTGCCGCCCAACGAGCTGGCGGGGTACACCTTCGCGGGTGCGCTGGGCCTGCTGATTGTCTACTGGGCGGCATCGCAGCGGCACACTTTCGTGGGGCCGAAGGTGACGTTGCTGGCACCGGCCTCAGTCCACGCGGGTTCCGGGAAGTGA
- a CDS encoding RNA polymerase sigma factor, giving the protein MKGTAVMDETPMEARGNPLDFDVLVEGEQAALLRLARRLVWDGEEARDLVQSTLADAYEKRHTLRDPKAGPAWLRRILVSRAMGHLRRRRVWNLVREVLDLGPAPQPSPEERFAGAERWRAFGRALRTLPAQQATAFSLRYLEGLELDAIADAMNIGRGTVRIHLYRALQKLKAADALQGETP; this is encoded by the coding sequence TTGAAGGGCACCGCCGTCATGGACGAGACGCCGATGGAAGCGAGGGGCAACCCCCTCGACTTCGACGTGCTCGTGGAGGGAGAGCAGGCGGCCCTCCTGCGGCTGGCGCGCCGGCTCGTCTGGGACGGGGAGGAGGCGAGGGACCTGGTGCAGTCCACCCTGGCCGATGCCTACGAGAAGCGCCACACCCTGAGGGATCCGAAGGCCGGCCCGGCCTGGCTGCGGCGCATCCTCGTGTCGCGGGCCATGGGGCACCTGCGCCGGCGCCGGGTATGGAACCTGGTGCGCGAGGTGCTGGACCTGGGCCCCGCCCCGCAGCCCTCGCCCGAGGAGCGCTTCGCCGGTGCCGAGCGCTGGCGCGCCTTCGGCCGGGCCCTGCGCACGCTCCCGGCCCAGCAGGCCACGGCCTTCTCCCTCCGCTACCTGGAGGGGCTCGAGCTCGATGCCATCGCCGATGCCATGAACATCGGCCGCGGCACCGTCCGCATCCACCTGTACCGCGCGCTCCAGAAGCTCAAGGCCGCTGACGCGCTCCAAGGAGAGACCCCATGA
- a CDS encoding GNAT family N-acetyltransferase → MAPYELQQVPAAETRYLRHVVLRPHQRPEELVYPGDDAPDTVHFALYVGDQQHGVASLYREPRPGTKSTTEWRLRGMAVLASNQGRGYGAALLQACIDHAARQGGTRLWCNARTTASGFYKRLGFAVEGAEFELPGIGPHYLMWRPL, encoded by the coding sequence ATGGCCCCGTACGAGCTCCAACAGGTCCCCGCCGCCGAGACGCGCTACCTCCGCCACGTCGTGCTCCGCCCCCACCAGCGGCCCGAGGAGCTCGTCTACCCAGGCGATGACGCCCCGGACACCGTTCACTTCGCCCTGTACGTGGGGGATCAGCAGCACGGGGTGGCCTCGCTCTACCGCGAGCCCCGGCCGGGCACGAAGTCCACCACCGAGTGGCGCCTGCGCGGCATGGCCGTACTCGCCTCGAACCAGGGCAGGGGCTACGGCGCGGCCCTGCTCCAGGCCTGCATCGATCACGCGGCGCGTCAGGGCGGCACCCGGCTGTGGTGCAACGCGCGCACGACGGCGTCCGGTTTCTACAAGCGGCTGGGCTTCGCCGTGGAGGGGGCCGAGTTCGAGCTGCCCGGCATCGGCCCGCACTACCTCATGTGGCGCCCGCTCTAG
- a CDS encoding tetratricopeptide repeat protein: protein MSTLLAAFNEGVSHSMSGNHEAALKVFDRVLSQDPSHVLALSAKGSSLTSLGRPREALKCFERAIDLDPETAEHYRNAALCQLELDEPESARSLLEEALQLNTELAWREATAVEIANLGEALLTESGKHRTRGIGLTGKARYRHARHVLEMALELYPALTEAARSLADVWAHLGDTEKRDQYTQLAGRLLRASAG, encoded by the coding sequence ATGTCCACGCTGTTAGCGGCATTCAACGAGGGCGTCAGCCACTCGATGTCCGGCAACCACGAGGCCGCGCTCAAGGTGTTCGATCGCGTGCTGTCCCAGGATCCCAGCCACGTGTTGGCGCTGAGCGCGAAGGGCTCCTCGCTCACGAGCCTGGGCCGTCCGCGCGAGGCGCTGAAGTGCTTCGAGCGCGCCATCGACCTGGATCCCGAGACGGCCGAGCACTACCGCAACGCGGCCCTCTGCCAGCTGGAGCTGGACGAGCCGGAGTCGGCGAGATCCCTGCTGGAGGAGGCGCTGCAGCTCAACACCGAGCTGGCCTGGCGCGAGGCGACGGCGGTGGAGATCGCCAACCTGGGCGAGGCGCTGCTGACGGAGTCCGGCAAGCACCGTACCCGGGGCATCGGGCTGACGGGCAAGGCGCGCTACCGGCACGCGCGCCACGTGCTGGAGATGGCGCTGGAGCTGTACCCGGCGCTGACGGAGGCGGCCAGATCGCTCGCGGACGTCTGGGCGCACCTCGGCGACACCGAGAAGCGCGATCAGTACACCCAGCTGGCGGGCCGGCTGCTGCGCGCCTCCGCGGGCTGA
- a CDS encoding RNA polymerase sigma factor: MAIDVEACYRRYGPMVLRRCRFLLRDEERAVDAMHDVFVQLLDHQEALKQTAPSSLLHRMATNVCLNRLRSERRRPADSDEELLVRIASLEDMEARTGAVAVLDRLFGREQVSTRTIAVLHLVDGMTYEEVAREVGLSVSGVRKRLRTLRAHLQELEAA, from the coding sequence TTGGCCATCGATGTGGAAGCCTGCTACCGCCGGTATGGACCGATGGTGCTCCGGCGCTGCCGCTTCCTCCTGCGCGACGAGGAGCGGGCGGTGGATGCCATGCACGACGTCTTCGTCCAGCTGCTCGACCATCAGGAGGCGCTGAAGCAGACGGCCCCCTCCAGCCTGCTGCACCGCATGGCGACGAATGTGTGCCTCAACCGGCTGCGCTCGGAGCGCCGGCGCCCGGCGGACTCGGACGAGGAGCTGCTGGTGCGCATCGCCTCGCTGGAGGACATGGAGGCCCGCACGGGCGCGGTGGCGGTGCTGGACAGGCTCTTCGGCCGGGAGCAGGTGTCCACGCGCACCATCGCCGTGCTGCACCTGGTGGACGGCATGACGTACGAGGAGGTGGCCCGCGAGGTGGGCCTCTCCGTCTCGGGGGTCCGCAAGCGCCTGCGCACGTTGCGCGCCCACCTGCAGGAACTGGAGGCCGCCTGA
- a CDS encoding NAD-dependent epimerase/dehydratase family protein, translating to MVPLYLLGCGYTLTRLAREEARRGRPVRAVTRDEARREELSREGVQLLSLDEAVASSKGAHVVISIPPEAGLDTSLSGSLARTAPSRLVYLSSTGVYGGARGHVDEDTPVDSASPRAQGRIEGEAKYRPLGGISLRIAGIYGPGRGLHERIRAGTLRIPESGGGRISRVHVDDLVEAIRVVLERGEPGGTWCVADDRPATQAETAAWLCARLGLPPPPTVPLASLHESLQGDRAISNARLKALGWRPRYPDFIAGFSALLDAGASG from the coding sequence ATGGTTCCTCTCTACCTGCTGGGATGTGGCTACACGTTGACGCGGCTGGCGCGCGAGGAGGCTCGGCGGGGACGACCCGTACGGGCAGTGACGCGCGATGAGGCACGCCGGGAGGAGCTGTCCCGCGAGGGCGTCCAACTCCTCTCGTTGGACGAAGCCGTGGCGTCGTCGAAGGGCGCCCACGTGGTCATCTCCATCCCACCTGAGGCCGGGCTCGACACCTCCTTGTCCGGGTCCCTCGCGCGCACAGCTCCCTCCCGCCTCGTCTATCTCTCCTCCACGGGGGTCTACGGCGGCGCGCGGGGACACGTGGACGAGGACACGCCCGTGGACTCCGCCTCCCCGAGGGCCCAGGGCCGCATCGAAGGGGAAGCGAAGTACCGCCCGCTCGGTGGAATCAGCCTGCGCATCGCGGGCATCTACGGTCCCGGCCGGGGCCTGCACGAGCGCATCCGTGCCGGCACGCTCCGCATCCCCGAGAGTGGTGGCGGCCGCATCTCCCGGGTGCACGTGGACGACCTGGTGGAGGCCATCCGCGTGGTGCTGGAGCGGGGCGAGCCGGGGGGAACCTGGTGCGTGGCCGATGACCGTCCGGCGACCCAGGCCGAGACCGCCGCGTGGCTGTGCGCCCGGCTGGGGCTACCCCCTCCACCCACGGTGCCCCTGGCTTCACTGCACGAGTCCCTCCAGGGGGACCGGGCCATCTCCAATGCCCGGCTGAAGGCCCTGGGCTGGCGGCCCCGCTACCCGGATTTCATCGCGGGTTTCTCGGCCCTCCTCGACGCCGGGGCGTCGGGCTGA
- a CDS encoding sensor histidine kinase, with protein MAAFGVMLADDTALQAQLRVKRRIFFVSACMILAIPVVRFLLTGTVLPALALVQVLWGLSYVLLGVYVGKGRLAPWLAGTGAAMVCVPAVTAIIHFTGGPASPFFVTIVSAPLIIALFAPDSRLPTLVSFVGMLGAVVVLNVLAGVPPSAVLHQLVVFGFVGAFGLYGGRTYRRLREAEKEAQQQRLSALEQLAESERLRLRAERERAEVERLVLVGQLASGVAHEVNNPLAFVKSNLHYLERELLDTDGPENKAELRELLGETRQGVLRIQQIVTDLRRFAREGHVASEPGSPSEAIEEARRLASVRLRSLGEVVVDVALGLPEVSLGQRHLVQVLVNLLLNAADAVEEAVPPRRARIVVRGRRVDGGVRLEVEDNGTGIPAEALPRLFEPFFTTKPPGKGTGLGLALCHEYVCRAGGALSAENRPEGGARFVLTLKEVREAASAA; from the coding sequence GTGGCAGCGTTCGGAGTGATGCTCGCAGATGACACCGCGCTCCAGGCCCAGCTCCGAGTCAAGCGGAGGATCTTCTTCGTCTCCGCGTGCATGATCCTGGCGATCCCCGTCGTGCGCTTCCTGCTCACCGGCACCGTGCTCCCCGCGCTGGCGCTCGTCCAGGTGCTCTGGGGCCTGAGCTACGTGCTGCTCGGAGTGTACGTGGGCAAGGGAAGGCTGGCCCCCTGGCTGGCGGGCACCGGGGCCGCGATGGTGTGCGTCCCCGCGGTCACGGCGATCATCCACTTCACCGGCGGCCCAGCGAGCCCCTTCTTCGTGACGATCGTCAGCGCGCCCCTCATCATCGCCCTGTTCGCCCCGGACTCCCGCCTGCCGACGCTGGTGTCCTTCGTGGGCATGCTGGGCGCGGTGGTGGTGTTGAACGTCCTGGCGGGAGTCCCTCCGAGCGCCGTCCTGCACCAGCTCGTCGTATTCGGCTTCGTCGGGGCGTTCGGCCTCTACGGCGGGCGCACCTACCGGCGGCTCCGGGAGGCGGAGAAGGAGGCACAGCAGCAGCGGCTGAGCGCCCTGGAGCAACTGGCCGAGAGCGAGCGCCTCCGGCTGCGCGCCGAGCGCGAGCGCGCCGAGGTGGAGCGGCTGGTGTTGGTGGGTCAGCTCGCCTCCGGCGTGGCGCATGAGGTGAACAATCCCCTCGCCTTCGTGAAGTCCAACCTGCACTACCTCGAGCGGGAGCTGCTGGACACGGATGGCCCCGAGAACAAGGCGGAGCTGCGCGAATTGCTGGGCGAGACGCGGCAGGGCGTGCTGCGCATCCAGCAGATCGTCACGGATCTCCGGCGCTTCGCCCGGGAGGGCCACGTGGCCAGCGAGCCGGGCTCGCCGTCGGAAGCCATCGAGGAGGCCCGGCGGCTGGCGTCGGTCCGCCTGCGCAGCCTGGGTGAAGTGGTGGTGGACGTCGCGCTGGGACTGCCCGAGGTGAGCCTGGGACAGCGGCACCTGGTGCAGGTGCTGGTGAACCTGCTGCTGAACGCGGCGGATGCGGTGGAGGAAGCCGTGCCCCCACGCCGGGCCCGCATCGTCGTACGGGGCCGGCGGGTGGACGGCGGGGTGCGGCTGGAGGTGGAGGACAACGGCACGGGAATCCCAGCGGAGGCACTGCCGAGGCTCTTCGAGCCCTTCTTCACTACCAAGCCGCCCGGAAAGGGCACCGGGCTGGGGCTGGCGCTCTGCCACGAGTACGTCTGCCGGGCCGGGGGGGCGCTCTCCGCGGAGAACCGGCCCGAGGGCGGCGCGCGCTTCGTTCTCACGCTGAAGGAAGTGCGCGAGGCCGCCTCGGCGGCGTGA